One window from the genome of Gadus morhua chromosome 16, gadMor3.0, whole genome shotgun sequence encodes:
- the her8.2 gene encoding hairy-related 8.2, which produces MTASSMAHNVGRHSSAKEERKLRKPLIERKRRERINTCLDQLKETVIGAFRLDQSKLEKADILEMTVKHLQNIQSHKRNADPTLGLEAQQKYSTGYIECMHEVHNMLLTCEWMDKALGSRLLNHLLKSLPRSTDERPLQRTPRQDTPALAELPGTPFRGAGGQIAWPQERVLRLPSSPSHHSPLGLLEMWRPW; this is translated from the exons ATGACCGCGTCCTCTATGGCTCACAACGTGGGGAGACACTCGAGTGctaaggaggagagaaag TTAAGGAAGCCACTTATtgagagaaaaaggagagagaggataaacACTTGTTTGGATCAACTCAAAGAAACGGTGATCGGAGCGTTTAGACTAGAT CAATCGAAACTTGAGAAAGCAGATATCCTAGAAATGACCGTGAAACACCTGCAGAACATCCAGAGTCACAAACGCAATG CCGATCCCACGTTAGGCCTAGAGGCGCAGCAGAAGTACAGCACGGGCTACATCGAGTGCATGCACGAGGTCCACAACATGCTGCTGACCTGTGAGTGGATGGACAAAGCCCTGGGCTCCCGCCTGCTCAACCACCTGCTGAAGTCCCTGCCCAGGTCCACCGACGAGCGCCCCCTACAGCGCACCCCAAGACAAGACACGCCCGCCCTGGCAGAGCTCCCCGGCACACCCTTCAGGGGTGCCGGGGGCCAAATAGCCTGGCCCCAGGAGAGGGTGCTGCGGTTGCCAAGTAGCCCCAGCCACCACAGTCCCCTGGGTCTGCTGGAGATGTGGAGGCCCTGGTGA